Proteins encoded in a region of the Zea mays cultivar B73 chromosome 4, Zm-B73-REFERENCE-NAM-5.0, whole genome shotgun sequence genome:
- the LOC100282348 gene encoding PME/invertase inhibitor-like protein precursor: MAMAAATANAILLLALFFAGAHANVPCILPVCKTVGGGSRFFDVQFCLAALGSDGRSVDHCLDYQVYSAIAADLLAANLTATAAKINGLLRKSGGSADEATTRCLRSCQALYGDMERRQTGCAAAVRGVRKGEATRCLEEVASAAEECEDGFQRSKVASPVMAENQQVFKLAKLAVALLRTVYAR; encoded by the coding sequence ATGGCCATGGCAGCCGCCACCGCGAATGCCATCTTGCTCTTGGCTCTCTTCTTCGCCGGCGCTCACGCGAATGTCCCATGCATACTCCCCGTATGCAAGACGGTGGGTGGCGGGAGCCGGTTCTTCGACGTGCAGTTCTGCCTGGCGGCACTCGGCTCCGATGGCCGGAGCGTCGACCACTGCCTCGACTACCAGGTCTACTCCGCCATTGCCGCTGACCTCCTCGCGGCCAACCTCACCGCTACGGCGGCCAAGATCAACGGCCTGCTCCGGAAGAGCGGCGGCTCCGCCGACGAGGCCACGACGCGCTGTCTCCGGTCCTGTCAAGCGTTGTACGGCGACATGGAACGGAGGCAGACTGGCTGCGCGGCTGCCGTCCGGGGCGTCAGGAAGGGTGAGGCCACCAGGTGCTTGGAGGAAGTCGCGTCAGCTGCTGAGGAGTGCGAGGACGGGTTCCAGAGGAGCAAGGTGGCGTCGCCGGTGATGGCGGAGAACCAGCAAGTGTTCAAGCTCGCCAAGCTCGCTGTCGCGCTGTTGCGCACGGTGTATGCTAGATGA
- the LOC100282597 gene encoding alpha-L-arabinofuranosidase 1 isoform X2, which produces MGITSNDAAPRAVLLRFLFLLCIGCKCLASEVEATQTATLAVDASPQLARKIPDTLFGIFFEEINHAGAGGIWAELVSNRGFEAGGLHTPSNIDPWSIIGDDSSVFVETDRTSCFSRNIVALRMEVLCDNCPTGGVGVYNPGFWGMNIEEGKVYNLVMFVKSPETTDLTVSLTSSNGLQNLASATVTVSGESNWIKVEQKLVAKGTNRTSRLQITTNKKGVVWFDQVSLMPEDTYKGHGFRTELISMILDLKPRFLRFPGGCFVEGGWLRNAFRWRESIGPWEERPGHFGDVWHYWTDDGLGYYEFLQLAEDLGTEPIWVFNNGVSHNDEVDTVAIAPFVKDVLDSIEFARGSANSTWGSVRAAMGHPEPFPVKYVAIGNEDCGKKFYRGNYLKFYNAIRQAYPDIQMISNCDGSSTPLDHPADLYDFHVYNDSKTLFNMKSTFDRTSRSGPKAFVSEYAVWRGDAGRGSLLASLAEAAFLTGLEKNSDIVSMASYAPLFVNDNDQTWNPDAIVFNSWQHYGTPSYWMQTLFRESSGAMFHPTTISSSYSGSLAASAITWQDSENSFLRVKVINFGSDAVTLTISTSGLQASINALGSTATVLTSADVMDENSFSNPTKVVPVKSDLSNAAEQMQVTLAPRSFSSFDLALAQSKLVAEM; this is translated from the exons ATGGGTATTACCAGCAACGACGCGGCCCCTCGTGCCGTCCTCCTCCGCTTCTTGTTTCTGCTCTGCATAGGCTGCAAATGCCTGGCATCAGAGGTAGAGGCCACCCAGACGGCGACCCTCGCGGTGGACGCCTCGCCGCAGCTTGCTCGGAAGATCCCTGATACACTGTTCGGGATCTTCTTTGAG GAGATCAACCATGCAGGGGCTGGTGGCATATGGGCTGAACTTGTTAGTAACAGAG GGTTTGAAGCTGGAGGCCTCCATACTCCATCAAACATTGACCCATGGTCCATCATTGGAGACGACTCCTCTGTATTTGTGGAGACCGATCGCACATCATGTTTCAGTCGAAACATCGTTGCTCTCAGGATGGAGGTCCTTTGCGATAACTGTCCTACTGGTGGTGTTGGTGTTTACAACCCAGGGTTCTGGGGCATG AAcatagaagaaggaaaggtctaCAATCTTGTTATGTTTGTTAAGTCACCAGAAACAACTGACTTGACAGTTTCACTAACAAGCTCTAACGGGTTGCAAAATCTGGCTTCAGCTACAGTAAC AGTTTCCGGCGAATCAAACTGGATAAAAGTGGAGCAAAAGTTGGTTGCTAAAGGAACCAATAGAACCTCAAGGCTTCAAATAACAACTAACAAGAAAGGAGTTGTCTGGTTTGATCAAGTATCACTCATGCCTGAAGACACATACAAG GGACATGGCTTTCGCACAGAACTTATATCCATGATTTTGGATTTAAAACCACGATTCTTGAGATTTCCTG GAGGCTGCTTTGTAGAAGGTGGCTGGTTAAGAAATGCCTTTAGGTGGAGAGAATCTATTGGTCCATGGGAAGAGAGACCTGGACACTTCGGGGATGTTTGGCATTACTGGACTGATGATGGCCTTGGATACTATGAATTTCTTCAG CTTGCGGAGGACCTGGGTACTGAACCAATCTGGGTATTCAACAATG GAGTCAGCCACAATGATGAAGTTGATACTGTTGCTATTGCTCCTTTTGTAAAG GATGTATTGGACAGTATAGAATTTGCAAGGGGGAGTGCAAATTCAACATGGGGCTCTGTTAGGGCTGCAATGGGCCACCCTGAACCATTCCCAGTGAAATATGTTGCAATAGGAAATGAAGATTGTGGGAAAAAATTTTACCGCG GTAACTACCTCAAGTTCTACAATGCTATAAGACAGGCCTATCCAGACATTCAAATGATTTCAAACTGCGATGGTTCATCTACACCACTTGATCATCCTGCTGATTTATACGACTTCCAT GTCTATAATGATTCTAAGACTTTGTTCAACATGAAGAGCACATTTGACAGAACATCTCGTAGTGGACCCAAG GCTTTTGTAAGTGAGTACGCTGTTTGGAGAGGTGATGCAGgtagaggaagtcttcttgcttcatTGGCAGAAGCTGCTTTCCTTACTGGACTGGAGAAGAATAG TGACATTGTTTCCATGGCAAGTTACGCGCCACTATTCGTAAACGACAATGACCAGAC GTGGAACCCAGACGCAATCGTCTTCAACTCCTGGCAGCATTACGGCACTCCCAGTTACTGGATGCAGACGCTTTTCCGCGAGTCTAGTGGTGCTATGTTCCATCCAACGACAATCAGCTCCAGCTACTCAGGTTCACTTGCAGCGTCTGCGATTACCTGGCAGGACTCCGAGAACAGCTTCCTAAGAGTAAAG GTCATAAACTTCGGGTCAGATGCTGTGACCCTGACAATCTCCACAAGTGGGCTCCAGGCCAGTATCAACGCTCTGGGATCAACCGCCACTGTTCTCACATCAGCAGATGTGATGGATGAAAACTCCTTCAGCAACCCAACCAAG GTTGTGCCGGTAAAGAGCGATCTGAGCAATGCTGCAGAGCAGATGCAGGTCACGCTGGCTCCTCGCTCCTTCAGCTCGTTCGATCTCGCCCTGGCTCAGTCCAAGCTTGTAGCGGAGATGTGA
- the LOC100282597 gene encoding alpha-L-arabinofuranosidase 1 isoform X1, with the protein MPCTRRRGARVFLRMVDACMHGRHAGPTRIDKWKRMGITSNDAAPRAVLLRFLFLLCIGCKCLASEVEATQTATLAVDASPQLARKIPDTLFGIFFEEINHAGAGGIWAELVSNRGFEAGGLHTPSNIDPWSIIGDDSSVFVETDRTSCFSRNIVALRMEVLCDNCPTGGVGVYNPGFWGMNIEEGKVYNLVMFVKSPETTDLTVSLTSSNGLQNLASATVTVSGESNWIKVEQKLVAKGTNRTSRLQITTNKKGVVWFDQVSLMPEDTYKGHGFRTELISMILDLKPRFLRFPGGCFVEGGWLRNAFRWRESIGPWEERPGHFGDVWHYWTDDGLGYYEFLQLAEDLGTEPIWVFNNGVSHNDEVDTVAIAPFVKDVLDSIEFARGSANSTWGSVRAAMGHPEPFPVKYVAIGNEDCGKKFYRGNYLKFYNAIRQAYPDIQMISNCDGSSTPLDHPADLYDFHVYNDSKTLFNMKSTFDRTSRSGPKAFVSEYAVWRGDAGRGSLLASLAEAAFLTGLEKNRWNPDAIVFNSWQHYGTPSYWMQTLFRESSGAMFHPTTISSSYSGSLAASAITWQDSENSFLRVKVINFGSDAVTLTISTSGLQASINALGSTATVLTSADVMDENSFSNPTKVVPVKSDLSNAAEQMQVTLAPRSFSSFDLALAQSKLVAEM; encoded by the exons ATGCCCTGCACCCGCAGACGGGGAGCTCGCGTCTTCCTTCGGATGGtggatgcatgcatgcatg GTAGACACGCCGGCCCAACCAGAATTGACAAGTGGAAGCGTATGGGTATTACCAGCAACGACGCGGCCCCTCGTGCCGTCCTCCTCCGCTTCTTGTTTCTGCTCTGCATAGGCTGCAAATGCCTGGCATCAGAGGTAGAGGCCACCCAGACGGCGACCCTCGCGGTGGACGCCTCGCCGCAGCTTGCTCGGAAGATCCCTGATACACTGTTCGGGATCTTCTTTGAG GAGATCAACCATGCAGGGGCTGGTGGCATATGGGCTGAACTTGTTAGTAACAGAG GGTTTGAAGCTGGAGGCCTCCATACTCCATCAAACATTGACCCATGGTCCATCATTGGAGACGACTCCTCTGTATTTGTGGAGACCGATCGCACATCATGTTTCAGTCGAAACATCGTTGCTCTCAGGATGGAGGTCCTTTGCGATAACTGTCCTACTGGTGGTGTTGGTGTTTACAACCCAGGGTTCTGGGGCATG AAcatagaagaaggaaaggtctaCAATCTTGTTATGTTTGTTAAGTCACCAGAAACAACTGACTTGACAGTTTCACTAACAAGCTCTAACGGGTTGCAAAATCTGGCTTCAGCTACAGTAAC AGTTTCCGGCGAATCAAACTGGATAAAAGTGGAGCAAAAGTTGGTTGCTAAAGGAACCAATAGAACCTCAAGGCTTCAAATAACAACTAACAAGAAAGGAGTTGTCTGGTTTGATCAAGTATCACTCATGCCTGAAGACACATACAAG GGACATGGCTTTCGCACAGAACTTATATCCATGATTTTGGATTTAAAACCACGATTCTTGAGATTTCCTG GAGGCTGCTTTGTAGAAGGTGGCTGGTTAAGAAATGCCTTTAGGTGGAGAGAATCTATTGGTCCATGGGAAGAGAGACCTGGACACTTCGGGGATGTTTGGCATTACTGGACTGATGATGGCCTTGGATACTATGAATTTCTTCAG CTTGCGGAGGACCTGGGTACTGAACCAATCTGGGTATTCAACAATG GAGTCAGCCACAATGATGAAGTTGATACTGTTGCTATTGCTCCTTTTGTAAAG GATGTATTGGACAGTATAGAATTTGCAAGGGGGAGTGCAAATTCAACATGGGGCTCTGTTAGGGCTGCAATGGGCCACCCTGAACCATTCCCAGTGAAATATGTTGCAATAGGAAATGAAGATTGTGGGAAAAAATTTTACCGCG GTAACTACCTCAAGTTCTACAATGCTATAAGACAGGCCTATCCAGACATTCAAATGATTTCAAACTGCGATGGTTCATCTACACCACTTGATCATCCTGCTGATTTATACGACTTCCAT GTCTATAATGATTCTAAGACTTTGTTCAACATGAAGAGCACATTTGACAGAACATCTCGTAGTGGACCCAAG GCTTTTGTAAGTGAGTACGCTGTTTGGAGAGGTGATGCAGgtagaggaagtcttcttgcttcatTGGCAGAAGCTGCTTTCCTTACTGGACTGGAGAAGAATAG GTGGAACCCAGACGCAATCGTCTTCAACTCCTGGCAGCATTACGGCACTCCCAGTTACTGGATGCAGACGCTTTTCCGCGAGTCTAGTGGTGCTATGTTCCATCCAACGACAATCAGCTCCAGCTACTCAGGTTCACTTGCAGCGTCTGCGATTACCTGGCAGGACTCCGAGAACAGCTTCCTAAGAGTAAAG GTCATAAACTTCGGGTCAGATGCTGTGACCCTGACAATCTCCACAAGTGGGCTCCAGGCCAGTATCAACGCTCTGGGATCAACCGCCACTGTTCTCACATCAGCAGATGTGATGGATGAAAACTCCTTCAGCAACCCAACCAAG GTTGTGCCGGTAAAGAGCGATCTGAGCAATGCTGCAGAGCAGATGCAGGTCACGCTGGCTCCTCGCTCCTTCAGCTCGTTCGATCTCGCCCTGGCTCAGTCCAAGCTTGTAGCGGAGATGTGA
- the LOC100282597 gene encoding Alpha-L-arabinofuranosidase 1 has product MPCTRRRGARVFLRMVDACMHGRHAGPTRIDKWKRMGITSNDAAPRAVLLRFLFLLCIGCKCLASEVEATQTATLAVDASPQLARKIPDTLFGIFFEEINHAGAGGIWAELVSNRGFEAGGLHTPSNIDPWSIIGDDSSVFVETDRTSCFSRNIVALRMEVLCDNCPTGGVGVYNPGFWGMNIEEGKVYNLVMFVKSPETTDLTVSLTSSNGLQNLASATVTVSGESNWIKVEQKLVAKGTNRTSRLQITTNKKGVVWFDQVSLMPEDTYKGHGFRTELISMILDLKPRFLRFPGGCFVEGGWLRNAFRWRESIGPWEERPGHFGDVWHYWTDDGLGYYEFLQLAEDLGTEPIWVFNNGVSHNDEVDTVAIAPFVKDVLDSIEFARGSANSTWGSVRAAMGHPEPFPVKYVAIGNEDCGKKFYRGNYLKFYNAIRQAYPDIQMISNCDGSSTPLDHPADLYDFHVYNDSKTLFNMKSTFDRTSRSGPKAFVSEYAVWRGDAGRGSLLASLAEAAFLTGLEKNSDIVSMASYAPLFVNDNDQTWNPDAIVFNSWQHYGTPSYWMQTLFRESSGAMFHPTTISSSYSGSLAASAITWQDSENSFLRVKVINFGSDAVTLTISTSGLQASINALGSTATVLTSADVMDENSFSNPTKVVPVKSDLSNAAEQMQVTLAPRSFSSFDLALAQSKLVAEM; this is encoded by the exons ATGCCCTGCACCCGCAGACGGGGAGCTCGCGTCTTCCTTCGGATGGtggatgcatgcatgcatg GTAGACACGCCGGCCCAACCAGAATTGACAAGTGGAAGCGTATGGGTATTACCAGCAACGACGCGGCCCCTCGTGCCGTCCTCCTCCGCTTCTTGTTTCTGCTCTGCATAGGCTGCAAATGCCTGGCATCAGAGGTAGAGGCCACCCAGACGGCGACCCTCGCGGTGGACGCCTCGCCGCAGCTTGCTCGGAAGATCCCTGATACACTGTTCGGGATCTTCTTTGAG GAGATCAACCATGCAGGGGCTGGTGGCATATGGGCTGAACTTGTTAGTAACAGAG GGTTTGAAGCTGGAGGCCTCCATACTCCATCAAACATTGACCCATGGTCCATCATTGGAGACGACTCCTCTGTATTTGTGGAGACCGATCGCACATCATGTTTCAGTCGAAACATCGTTGCTCTCAGGATGGAGGTCCTTTGCGATAACTGTCCTACTGGTGGTGTTGGTGTTTACAACCCAGGGTTCTGGGGCATG AAcatagaagaaggaaaggtctaCAATCTTGTTATGTTTGTTAAGTCACCAGAAACAACTGACTTGACAGTTTCACTAACAAGCTCTAACGGGTTGCAAAATCTGGCTTCAGCTACAGTAAC AGTTTCCGGCGAATCAAACTGGATAAAAGTGGAGCAAAAGTTGGTTGCTAAAGGAACCAATAGAACCTCAAGGCTTCAAATAACAACTAACAAGAAAGGAGTTGTCTGGTTTGATCAAGTATCACTCATGCCTGAAGACACATACAAG GGACATGGCTTTCGCACAGAACTTATATCCATGATTTTGGATTTAAAACCACGATTCTTGAGATTTCCTG GAGGCTGCTTTGTAGAAGGTGGCTGGTTAAGAAATGCCTTTAGGTGGAGAGAATCTATTGGTCCATGGGAAGAGAGACCTGGACACTTCGGGGATGTTTGGCATTACTGGACTGATGATGGCCTTGGATACTATGAATTTCTTCAG CTTGCGGAGGACCTGGGTACTGAACCAATCTGGGTATTCAACAATG GAGTCAGCCACAATGATGAAGTTGATACTGTTGCTATTGCTCCTTTTGTAAAG GATGTATTGGACAGTATAGAATTTGCAAGGGGGAGTGCAAATTCAACATGGGGCTCTGTTAGGGCTGCAATGGGCCACCCTGAACCATTCCCAGTGAAATATGTTGCAATAGGAAATGAAGATTGTGGGAAAAAATTTTACCGCG GTAACTACCTCAAGTTCTACAATGCTATAAGACAGGCCTATCCAGACATTCAAATGATTTCAAACTGCGATGGTTCATCTACACCACTTGATCATCCTGCTGATTTATACGACTTCCAT GTCTATAATGATTCTAAGACTTTGTTCAACATGAAGAGCACATTTGACAGAACATCTCGTAGTGGACCCAAG GCTTTTGTAAGTGAGTACGCTGTTTGGAGAGGTGATGCAGgtagaggaagtcttcttgcttcatTGGCAGAAGCTGCTTTCCTTACTGGACTGGAGAAGAATAG TGACATTGTTTCCATGGCAAGTTACGCGCCACTATTCGTAAACGACAATGACCAGAC GTGGAACCCAGACGCAATCGTCTTCAACTCCTGGCAGCATTACGGCACTCCCAGTTACTGGATGCAGACGCTTTTCCGCGAGTCTAGTGGTGCTATGTTCCATCCAACGACAATCAGCTCCAGCTACTCAGGTTCACTTGCAGCGTCTGCGATTACCTGGCAGGACTCCGAGAACAGCTTCCTAAGAGTAAAG GTCATAAACTTCGGGTCAGATGCTGTGACCCTGACAATCTCCACAAGTGGGCTCCAGGCCAGTATCAACGCTCTGGGATCAACCGCCACTGTTCTCACATCAGCAGATGTGATGGATGAAAACTCCTTCAGCAACCCAACCAAG GTTGTGCCGGTAAAGAGCGATCTGAGCAATGCTGCAGAGCAGATGCAGGTCACGCTGGCTCCTCGCTCCTTCAGCTCGTTCGATCTCGCCCTGGCTCAGTCCAAGCTTGTAGCGGAGATGTGA